The Geotalea uraniireducens Rf4 genome window below encodes:
- a CDS encoding dTMP kinase, whose product MKTSLTTELPGKLIAVEGLDGSGKSTQLYLLKRWLELRGLKVYFTEWNSSVIVKKATSKGKKRQLLTPTTFSLIHSADLADRYERQILPLLKAGYLVLCDRYVYTAFARDAVRGCSRTWLRNLYGFARHPDLTLFFDTPLSVALSRILSGRPQLKYHEAGMDLGLANDPYQSFRLFQERIYNEYLGMRDEFSFVTIDGSVSIEEQQIKVREIVGQSFDLPIYRWKTVK is encoded by the coding sequence ATGAAAACCAGTCTTACAACGGAGCTTCCCGGCAAGCTGATCGCAGTCGAAGGACTCGACGGCTCCGGCAAATCTACACAGCTATACCTGTTGAAACGTTGGCTCGAACTGCGGGGATTAAAGGTTTACTTCACCGAATGGAACTCTTCTGTAATCGTCAAGAAGGCGACCTCAAAAGGGAAAAAACGGCAACTCCTTACACCGACCACCTTCAGCCTCATCCACAGTGCGGATTTAGCCGATCGTTACGAACGGCAGATCCTTCCCCTGCTCAAGGCAGGCTATCTGGTTCTCTGTGATCGCTATGTTTATACCGCCTTTGCCCGGGATGCCGTGCGGGGCTGTTCCCGCACCTGGCTGCGCAACCTGTATGGATTCGCCCGCCACCCGGACCTGACCCTGTTCTTCGATACCCCCCTTTCGGTGGCGCTCTCGCGCATACTTTCCGGCCGGCCGCAGTTGAAATACCATGAGGCGGGGATGGACCTGGGCCTTGCCAATGATCCGTACCAGAGTTTCCGGCTCTTCCAGGAGCGCATATACAACGAGTATCTCGGCATGAGGGATGAATTTTCTTTCGTGACAATCGACGGCTCGGTATCCATCGAAGAACAGCAGATCAAGGTTCGGGAAATCGTCGGCCAGAGTTTCGACCTTCCCATTTATCGCTGGAAAACCGTAAAGTGA
- a CDS encoding protein kinase family protein: MTMTGIKRGAKKSTKSEDMREDFIRELKHLRTLVREVGEQFILRREGEVETIISHLEGVPPKILRDQASDWLHEIKTLKLKPAKGRIKDLKGIDALIEDLTDQIISAQDGHKRSGG, from the coding sequence ATGACCATGACCGGCATCAAGCGCGGAGCAAAAAAAAGTACGAAAAGTGAAGACATGCGCGAGGATTTTATCCGGGAGCTGAAACACCTCCGCACCCTGGTGCGCGAAGTCGGTGAGCAGTTTATTCTGCGGCGGGAAGGTGAGGTGGAGACCATCATCAGCCATCTGGAGGGGGTCCCGCCGAAGATATTAAGGGATCAAGCATCCGACTGGCTGCACGAGATAAAGACCCTCAAGCTGAAACCTGCCAAGGGGCGGATAAAAGACCTGAAAGGGATTGACGCATTGATCGAAGACTTGACGGATCAGATTATCAGCGCCCAGGACGGGCACAAGCGTTCGGGCGGGTGA
- a CDS encoding helix-hairpin-helix domain-containing protein, protein MKQAMKELQKLKGVGNILAQRFIEAGYDTFAKIAAAGEEGLRNIQGLNPRMVPSILTQAVELAGEAGKTRAEKVEELKLKAASMKEQVQDIALSVRNRFKEEATGKTGKKVEKEILKVISSLEKVESKLETKVKKTGKVLVKAEKRLAGLTETGLKGVGKGLKKARKSLERVFA, encoded by the coding sequence ATGAAACAAGCGATGAAAGAGCTGCAAAAACTGAAAGGGGTGGGAAATATTCTCGCCCAGCGTTTTATCGAGGCCGGTTACGACACATTCGCAAAGATTGCTGCTGCCGGTGAAGAAGGACTGCGAAATATCCAGGGATTAAATCCGCGGATGGTTCCGTCGATCTTGACCCAGGCCGTTGAGCTGGCCGGTGAAGCGGGGAAAACGCGAGCTGAAAAGGTGGAGGAATTGAAGCTTAAAGCCGCTTCCATGAAGGAACAGGTTCAGGATATAGCCCTGAGTGTGCGTAATCGTTTCAAGGAGGAGGCTACCGGCAAAACGGGTAAAAAGGTGGAAAAGGAAATACTGAAGGTCATTTCCTCTCTGGAGAAGGTGGAAAGCAAGTTGGAGACCAAGGTGAAGAAAACCGGAAAAGTGCTGGTAAAGGCCGAGAAGCGACTTGCCGGCCTTACGGAAACAGGGCTCAAAGGGGTTGGGAAAGGGCTGAAAAAGGCCAGAAAATCACTTGAGAGGGTATTTGCCTAA
- a CDS encoding SixA phosphatase family protein: MKLIIVRHAAAIEKTSSVAEEYRYLPPEGREFFRKTARTMSKKGVNPSLILTSPLLRAVQTADILAETISYIGPLVVADELMPGFDKTALQSLLNTFQPLKELVIVGHEPDLSLLIASFLSLPGGFNFRKGAAVKLSIDTAALNAPAAFKWLAVGKKLITDEIDAFV, from the coding sequence ATGAAACTCATTATTGTTCGGCATGCTGCGGCAATTGAAAAAACTTCGAGCGTTGCTGAGGAATACAGATATCTGCCCCCCGAAGGAAGGGAATTTTTTCGTAAGACAGCTCGAACTATGTCGAAAAAGGGGGTTAATCCGAGTCTGATCCTTACCAGTCCTTTGCTCAGGGCGGTGCAGACTGCGGATATCCTGGCAGAAACCATATCGTACATCGGGCCGCTCGTGGTGGCTGACGAACTGATGCCGGGATTTGACAAAACAGCCCTGCAGAGCCTTCTCAATACCTTTCAGCCGCTGAAAGAGCTGGTGATCGTGGGACATGAACCGGACCTGAGCCTCCTCATCGCTTCGTTTCTGTCCCTGCCTGGTGGATTCAACTTCAGAAAGGGGGCCGCGGTCAAGCTGAGCATCGATACGGCGGCCCTTAACGCACCGGCAGCTTTTAAATGGCTTGCTGTCGGCAAAAAACTGATAACTGATGAAATAGATGCTTTCGTATAG
- a CDS encoding IS4-like element ISGur4 family transposase, whose translation MRPFKRLKQRRKSRAFKLLLTPIFERFKSDNELESRGYRPLQMTFDDQLKALIFYHLEEFSSGSELLQALDQDDFAKECVAPPKGIKKSSFFEAINNRGLEQLSEVFGHLVKQAGRVLPDEYAHLGNLVSIDGSLIDAVLSMEWADYRSGSKKAKAHIGFDINRGIPRKIFLTDGKEGERPFVDKIIDKGETGVMDRGYQSHNHFDQWQAAEKFFVCRIRENTHKTVIRENAVNPDSIVFYDQIVLLGTKGINQTEKELRLVGYRIDGKDYWVATNRYDLTAEEVAQVYKLRWNIETFFGWWKRHLKVYHLIARSEYGLMVQILGGLITYLLLAIYCREQHQEPVSISRVRELRNQIANEAAAEQQSRRTRIQGNSNKIRQLKRKKRRAKT comes from the coding sequence ATGCGACCGTTCAAACGACTGAAACAAAGACGAAAATCACGCGCTTTCAAATTGCTTCTTACCCCGATTTTTGAGAGATTCAAGTCAGATAATGAACTTGAATCCAGGGGGTATCGCCCGTTGCAAATGACTTTCGATGATCAGCTAAAAGCCCTGATCTTTTATCACTTGGAAGAGTTCTCTTCCGGGAGCGAACTTCTCCAGGCGCTGGATCAGGATGACTTCGCCAAGGAATGTGTTGCTCCCCCCAAGGGAATCAAAAAGAGCTCTTTCTTTGAGGCAATCAACAACCGTGGTCTTGAACAGCTTTCCGAGGTATTCGGGCATCTTGTCAAGCAAGCAGGCAGAGTGCTTCCCGATGAATATGCTCACCTTGGCAATCTGGTATCCATAGACGGTTCTTTGATAGATGCTGTTCTATCTATGGAATGGGCAGATTACCGAAGCGGCTCTAAGAAGGCCAAGGCCCATATCGGCTTCGATATCAACCGTGGTATTCCAAGGAAGATATTCCTGACCGACGGTAAAGAGGGTGAGCGCCCCTTTGTTGATAAGATCATCGACAAAGGCGAAACCGGTGTCATGGATCGTGGGTATCAGTCTCATAATCACTTTGACCAGTGGCAGGCCGCCGAGAAGTTTTTTGTCTGCCGTATCAGGGAGAATACACACAAAACCGTCATCAGAGAGAATGCCGTAAATCCTGACAGTATTGTCTTCTATGACCAGATAGTACTTCTCGGCACCAAAGGTATAAACCAGACTGAGAAAGAGCTGCGCCTTGTTGGTTACCGTATTGACGGCAAGGACTACTGGGTAGCAACCAACAGATACGACCTGACGGCTGAAGAAGTGGCCCAGGTTTATAAACTGCGCTGGAACATAGAGACCTTCTTCGGTTGGTGGAAACGCCACCTAAAGGTGTATCACCTGATTGCCAGAAGCGAATATGGTCTCATGGTTCAAATACTTGGTGGTCTCATCACCTATCTGCTGCTAGCCATCTATTGCCGTGAGCAGCACCAGGAGCCAGTCAGCATTAGCAGGGTACGAGAATTACGCAATCAGATTGCAAATGAAGCAGCAGCCGAACAGCAGAGCCGTCGCACAAGAATACAAGGTAACTCAAACAAAATTAGACAGTTGAAACGTAAGAAACGTCGTGCAAAAACCTAA
- a CDS encoding dTMP kinase: MRFYGEGLPGVDPGNLAGKLIVIEGADGSGRSTQMELLKDYLEGKGHATVNVGLLRSTLVSEELNEAKQGNVLGEITRSLFYATDFADQLENRIIPAMKAGFIVLADRYIYTLMARDIVRGADRDWVRALYGIAVVPDLVIYLRVSPAQLVERNFRKNSTLDYWEAGMDLGLSRDIFDSFMRYQKLIQKEFSLLQQEYGFHVVNGNRSIRSASGEITARVEDLLGIK; encoded by the coding sequence ATGAGATTTTATGGAGAAGGGCTTCCCGGTGTAGACCCGGGGAATCTTGCAGGGAAGTTGATCGTCATCGAAGGGGCGGATGGCTCGGGTAGATCGACGCAAATGGAGTTGCTCAAGGATTATCTGGAAGGGAAAGGGCACGCTACGGTAAACGTGGGGTTGCTCCGCTCCACTCTTGTCTCGGAAGAACTGAACGAGGCGAAACAGGGGAACGTGCTCGGCGAGATAACCAGGAGCCTTTTCTATGCCACGGATTTTGCCGACCAGCTTGAAAACCGCATCATTCCCGCGATGAAAGCCGGCTTTATTGTCCTCGCCGACCGCTACATCTATACGCTGATGGCTCGTGACATCGTCCGTGGAGCTGACCGCGACTGGGTACGCGCGCTCTACGGCATAGCCGTAGTACCGGATCTGGTCATATACCTGCGGGTGAGTCCGGCACAACTGGTCGAACGAAACTTCCGCAAGAATTCCACCCTCGATTACTGGGAAGCGGGGATGGACCTGGGACTTTCCCGCGACATCTTCGACAGCTTCATGCGCTACCAGAAGCTCATTCAGAAGGAATTCAGCCTGTTGCAGCAGGAGTACGGCTTTCACGTGGTAAACGGCAACCGGTCGATCAGGTCCGCATCCGGGGAAATAACCGCCCGCGTCGAAGATTTACTGGGGATCAAATGA